A region of Ursus arctos isolate Adak ecotype North America unplaced genomic scaffold, UrsArc2.0 scaffold_31, whole genome shotgun sequence DNA encodes the following proteins:
- the LOC130542217 gene encoding LOW QUALITY PROTEIN: olfactory receptor 4K13-like (The sequence of the model RefSeq protein was modified relative to this genomic sequence to represent the inferred CDS: inserted 1 base in 1 codon) encodes MDIMNSSTSEFVLLGLTNTRELEIFFFFIFLLTYAATVAGNLLIVVTVTFDSLLYSTPMYFLLGNLSFLDMSISTITTPKMVTDFLRENKTISLWGCMAQMFFLHLLGGGEITLLIVMAVDRYIAICKPLHYISIMNCRVLVGSVLLSWAVGFCAYHEPDGFTITLPFCGPNIVDNIFCDLLLVLKLACTETYVLELLVIADSGPLSFICFILLLVSYTVILVSVRCRSSGGLSQAQSTXAHITVVTLFFGPCIFIYAWPFNSFSVDKFLSVFYSVITTLLNPIIYTLRNQEMKAAMNRLRTQHIRSRQTF; translated from the exons ATGGATATAATGAATAGCTCAACATCTGAGTTTGTATTGTTAGGACTCACCAACACTCGGGaacttgagattttcttttttttcatatttttgttgacCTATGCAGCGACTGTGGCAGGAAACCTTCTCATCGTGGTCACCGTAACCTTTGACTCACTTCTGTACTCCACGCCAATGTACTTCCTCCTTGGAAATCTCTCCTTCCTGGATATGTCGATCTCCACAATCACAACCCCTAAGATGGTCACAGATTTCCTCAGGGagaataaaactatttctttgtGGGGCTGTATGGCTCAGATGTTCTTCCTCCACCTTTTAGGCGGCGGTGAGATAACTCTTCTCATAGTCATGGCTGTTGATCGGTACATTGCAATATGCAAACCTCTTCATTACATATCCATCATGAATTGCCGGGTCCTCGTGGGCTCTGTGCTGCTATCGTGGGCTGTCGGGTTTTGTGCATACCATGAGCCAGATGGTTTTACTATCACCTTACCTTTCTGTGGCCCCAATATAGTGGACAATATTTTTTGTGACCTTCTTCTAGTTCTAAAACTTGCCTGCACGGAGACCTATGTTCTGGAGTTACTGGTAATTGCTGACAGTGGTCCGCTGTCTTTCATCTGCTTCATACTCCTGCTCGTTTCCTACACTGTCATTCTGGTAAGTGTCCGATGTCGATCCTCTGGTGGACTCTCCCAGGCTCAGTCCA CTGCTCACATTACTGTGGTCACCCTGTTCTTTGGACCATGTATCTTCATTTATGCTTGGCCATTCAATAGCTTTTCAGTGGAtaaatttctttctgtgttttattcgGTTATCACAACCTTACTGAACCCCATTATTTACACTCTGAGGAACCAGGAAATGAAAGCAGCCATGAATAGACTGAGGACCCAACACATCAGATCCAGACAGACCTTCTAG